The following proteins are co-located in the Macadamia integrifolia cultivar HAES 741 chromosome 3, SCU_Mint_v3, whole genome shotgun sequence genome:
- the LOC122074620 gene encoding uncharacterized protein LOC122074620 isoform X2, which translates to MTVLPKLTKKQQRMKRNSSNSSFFDDYEFKAAEILLQLPQMIAQERYGYGFPFPFSWGAKRKRSAVDSNPLPFHHPSSPTPPLLSHSCNSGKSSPKVESASPVTPLSFSPSESDSKPGMIYNKKKTKQEMLEIIQHLGDNVKVLKQELPKAMAHYEILKRTNSKLRQMERELNSCGKQKEHNLNSIQRSVTGLAFEKIPPPAPAEATEAKENEDKGEKQEGEEEFPMMAQQAEVVMEHLTSGSETLESCRPHLMSSGVVGFGMAKQLSLSPIGLPDLNFTAEETFGVDYLHYYDLSKAAIAAQARKRRIEINRYKSSTASVKPRFR; encoded by the exons ATGACTGTTCTTCCGAAGTTGACGAAGAAGCAACAGAGGATGAAGAGGAACTCTAGCAACAGCAGCTTCTTCGATGATTACGAGTTTAAAGCCGCTGAAATTCTTCTTCAACTGCCGCAGATGATAGCCCAAGAAAGATATGGATatggttttccttttcctttctcttgggGTGCTAAAAGAAAGCGATCTGCAGTCGATTCGAACCCTTTACCGTTTCATCATCCTTCATCCCCAACCCCACCTCTGCTTTCTCATTCCTGCAACAGCGGCAAATCCAGTCCCAAAGTCGAGTCTGCAAGTCCTGTAACCCCTCTTTCCTTCTCGCCCAGTGAATCCGACTCCAAGCCTGGGATGATATATAACAAAAAGAAG ACGAAACAGGAAATGCTTGAAATCATACAACATTTAGGAGATAACGTAAAAGTACTGAAACAG GAGCTACCAAAAGCGATGGCTCACTATGAAATTCTGAAACGTACAAATTCGAAGTTAAGACAAATGGAGCGAGAG CTAAATTCTTGCGGAAAACAAAAGGAGCATAATTTGAATTCCATCCAAAGATCAGTCACGGGTCTTGCGTTCGAAAAAATCCCCCCTCCAGCTCCTGCTGAAGCAACTGAAGCTAAAGAAAATGAGGATAAGGGTGAGAAgcaggagggagaagaagaatttcCAATGATGGCTCAGCAAGCAGAGGTGGTCATGGAACATTTGACATCCGGATCTGAAACCTTGGAGAGTTGCAGACCTCATTTGATGTCATCGGGGGTTGTTGGGTTCGGGATGGCGAAGCAATTGAGTTTGAGCCCGATTGGTCTCCCTGATCTCAACTTCACAGCAGAGGAGACTTTCGGGGTGGATTATCTTCACTATTATGATCTAAGCAAGGCAGCCATTGCCGCTCAAGCCAGGAAAAGAAGGATTGAGATTAACAGATACAAAAGCTCCACAGCCTCTGTAAAACCACGTTTCAGATAa
- the LOC122074186 gene encoding uncharacterized protein LOC122074186 → MAFLRHQKSFVFPAPPPSPIANGRGLRSAAVDDQILSEYLENNLRIPELDLYQSRSLSISHRPIPDEIDLRLLSSRDDESIRQVLESVVEFGVFRIIGHGISADEIGSLIDEAEMVFPIPVELKRDLNREKFLWFSSGKTRLRGEIGPERNRSLR, encoded by the coding sequence ATGGCTTTTCTCCGCCACCAAAAAAGCTTCGTCTTCCCTGCTCCACCTCCATCTCCGATCGCCAATGGCAGAGGATTAAGATCAGCCGCCGTAGACGATCAGATCCTCTCCGAATATCTCGAGAACAATCTACGTATCCCTGAACTTGATCTATACCAATCTCGGTCTCTGTCGATTTCACATCGCCCGATTCCAGATGAAATCGATCTACGGTTGCTTTCTTCAAGAGACGATGAATCTATTCGTCAGGTATTGGAATCGGTAGTTGAGTTCGGCGTTTTCAGAATCATCGGTCATGGAATCTCTGCTGATGAAATAGGTTCGTTGATTGACGAAGCAGAGATGGTTTTTCCGATCCCGGTGGAGTTAAAGAGGGATTTGAATCGAGAGAAGTTCTTGTGGTTTTCTTCTGGAAAAACTAGACTACGAGGAGAGATCGGTCCCGAAAGAAATCGGAGCTTAAGGTAA
- the LOC122074620 gene encoding uncharacterized protein LOC122074620 isoform X1: protein MTVLPKLTKKQQRMKRNSSNSSFFDDYEFKAAEILLQLPQMIAQERYGYGFPFPFSWGAKRKRSAVDSNPLPFHHPSSPTPPLLSHSCNSGKSSPKVESASPVTPLSFSPSESDSKPGMIYNKKKMTKQEMLEIIQHLGDNVKVLKQELPKAMAHYEILKRTNSKLRQMERELNSCGKQKEHNLNSIQRSVTGLAFEKIPPPAPAEATEAKENEDKGEKQEGEEEFPMMAQQAEVVMEHLTSGSETLESCRPHLMSSGVVGFGMAKQLSLSPIGLPDLNFTAEETFGVDYLHYYDLSKAAIAAQARKRRIEINRYKSSTASVKPRFR from the exons ATGACTGTTCTTCCGAAGTTGACGAAGAAGCAACAGAGGATGAAGAGGAACTCTAGCAACAGCAGCTTCTTCGATGATTACGAGTTTAAAGCCGCTGAAATTCTTCTTCAACTGCCGCAGATGATAGCCCAAGAAAGATATGGATatggttttccttttcctttctcttgggGTGCTAAAAGAAAGCGATCTGCAGTCGATTCGAACCCTTTACCGTTTCATCATCCTTCATCCCCAACCCCACCTCTGCTTTCTCATTCCTGCAACAGCGGCAAATCCAGTCCCAAAGTCGAGTCTGCAAGTCCTGTAACCCCTCTTTCCTTCTCGCCCAGTGAATCCGACTCCAAGCCTGGGATGATATATAACAAAAAGAAGATG ACGAAACAGGAAATGCTTGAAATCATACAACATTTAGGAGATAACGTAAAAGTACTGAAACAG GAGCTACCAAAAGCGATGGCTCACTATGAAATTCTGAAACGTACAAATTCGAAGTTAAGACAAATGGAGCGAGAG CTAAATTCTTGCGGAAAACAAAAGGAGCATAATTTGAATTCCATCCAAAGATCAGTCACGGGTCTTGCGTTCGAAAAAATCCCCCCTCCAGCTCCTGCTGAAGCAACTGAAGCTAAAGAAAATGAGGATAAGGGTGAGAAgcaggagggagaagaagaatttcCAATGATGGCTCAGCAAGCAGAGGTGGTCATGGAACATTTGACATCCGGATCTGAAACCTTGGAGAGTTGCAGACCTCATTTGATGTCATCGGGGGTTGTTGGGTTCGGGATGGCGAAGCAATTGAGTTTGAGCCCGATTGGTCTCCCTGATCTCAACTTCACAGCAGAGGAGACTTTCGGGGTGGATTATCTTCACTATTATGATCTAAGCAAGGCAGCCATTGCCGCTCAAGCCAGGAAAAGAAGGATTGAGATTAACAGATACAAAAGCTCCACAGCCTCTGTAAAACCACGTTTCAGATAa